Proteins from a genomic interval of Clostridium scatologenes:
- a CDS encoding AAA family ATPase, translating to MKMAITGKGGVGKSTFSAIISRIYAEEGYKVLAVDADPDPNLALALGFPQEMINEIIPISEMKKLVAERTNSTPGAFGKMFKINPKVDDIPERYCKEYNGVRVLTMGTVDTGGTGCICPENVLLKKLTSHLILQNKDIVIMDMEAGIEHLGRGTAQGVDVFVVVVEPGIRSIQTYHHVKKLAKDIGIDKVFVVANKIKNVEDEKYVLENVGEDACLGFMYYREIVGTSDRVNQSPYDCSKETVEEVKKIKEKLEKHVIENI from the coding sequence ATGAAAATGGCTATAACAGGAAAAGGTGGCGTAGGTAAAAGTACTTTTTCTGCCATAATAAGTAGAATATATGCAGAGGAAGGATATAAGGTATTGGCTGTAGATGCAGATCCAGATCCTAATTTAGCATTGGCATTAGGGTTCCCACAAGAAATGATTAATGAAATAATACCAATATCAGAAATGAAAAAATTAGTGGCAGAGAGAACCAATTCCACACCGGGTGCCTTTGGAAAAATGTTTAAAATAAATCCAAAGGTTGATGATATACCTGAAAGATATTGTAAAGAATATAATGGTGTCAGAGTGTTAACAATGGGAACAGTTGATACTGGTGGAACTGGTTGTATTTGTCCAGAAAATGTGCTTCTAAAGAAGCTTACTTCTCATTTGATACTTCAAAATAAAGATATAGTAATTATGGATATGGAAGCGGGTATTGAACATTTAGGAAGAGGAACAGCTCAAGGTGTAGATGTGTTTGTTGTAGTAGTAGAACCAGGAATTAGAAGTATTCAAACATACCATCATGTAAAAAAATTAGCAAAGGATATAGGAATAGATAAGGTTTTTGTAGTTGCAAATAAAATTAAAAATGTAGAAGATGAAAAATATGTACTTGAAAATGTAGGTGAAGATGCCTGTCTTGGATTTATGTACTATCGTGAAATTGTAGGAACTTCTGATAGAGTCAACCAATCTCCATATGATTGCAGTAAGGA